A genomic region of Dreissena polymorpha isolate Duluth1 chromosome 4, UMN_Dpol_1.0, whole genome shotgun sequence contains the following coding sequences:
- the LOC127879729 gene encoding uncharacterized protein LOC127879729 — MDAELEDLKSIISDHFGRTPASTPVCFQTLEASEESDVDTSSYADICQGCVRSMVSENIDASDDNDSDNEDDQIDGRSLSEDENHVCNVPSAGVHEQGECDPDWLAVEHFMKGCDRHCQKNFTPSSVYQSILDMREKSKDEKEMFLMGILSNCLDTSSSTKRGKKRFRVHTLCN, encoded by the exons ATGGATGCCGAACTTGAG GATTTgaaaagtatcatctcagaccaCTTTGGTCGTACCCCAGCGAGTACACCCGTTTGTTTCCAGACATTGGAGGCGAGTGAGGAGAGCGACGTGGATACAAGCAGCTACGCCGACATATGTCAGGGTTGTGTAAGGTCTATGGTGAGTGAAAATATTGATGCGAGTGATGACAATGATAGCGACAACGAAGACGATCAAATCGATGGTCGATCACTGTCAGAAGATGAAAACCATGTTTGCAACGTACCAAGCGCTGGCGTACATGAACAAGGAGAGTGTGACCCTGATTGGTTGGCTGTAGAGCATTTCATGAAGGGATGTGACAGGCATTGTCAAAAGAACTTCACACCATCTTCGGTGTATCAGTCCATTTTAGACATGCGTGAGAAGAGTAAAGATGAAAAAGAAATGTTTCTTATGGGAATTTTAAGTAATTGTTTGGATACCTCTTCTAGCACTAAGAGAGGGAAGAAACGTTTCCGCGTGCACACACTTTGTAATTAA